AAATGGATTAAAGGATTTCATTCTCACTATTTAAAGTTTACAATTATTGGTCAATTATTCTACAGAATAACAAATTATACTCTTGCTTTGAAATATCACCAAAAAGCATTAGACGCAAATGAAGACAGTAATAAAAGAGGAGAAGGTGCTTCGTATTCAAATATGGGGCTTATTTATCACGATCTAAAAGAATACGACAAGGCAATAGTAAACTTTGAAAAAGCAAGTATCCTTTTTAGCGAGGTAGAAAACTTTCATTATGGTAAAGCTGCAACTTTTACAAACTTAGGCTACTCGTATATTTATAAACCCAATAAAATAAAAGCCCTAATCAATTTAAAAAAATCATTACTCATTTCTCGAAAGCAAGAATTTAGAGAAAAAAACTATGTGAATCAGACGCACTTTGTAACTTAGGACTACTCTATGAAAAAGCAGGTGAGTATGAAAATGCAATTTATTATTACTCACTTACACTTGAAATAGATAAGCAAGGGAACAAATCAGGAGAAGCACAAACTTTTTCGGATATGGGCAGGATTTATAAATTGAAAGGGAATTTAAAGGAATCATTGAGGTTGTTTAAAGCATCAAACGAAATAGCACTTAAAGTTGGAATACAATCGCTATTAATTTATACAAATCAACAAATGGCCGAAATAAAATTAAAACTACCGTCTGACAAAAAGCACTATCGCTAACAAAATGACTTCCCCGCAAAACGGGGCAAGCTGTTCAGGACAACATAATGCGAAATCGTGGCCTTTAGAATGAAGCATGGCAGGCAGCTAGCAAACGTTGCCCGGCCTTGAGCTGATCAAGGCCACATTGACTTCGGACTCGGCGTCTCCGTAGTTTTTCTCCTTTTTCTCATATCTGAGCTTTTTGTCTGTTGCTTTGTGAGTTTCTGATGGAGTTTCCTGCGGAGTTTTGACGTTTTGTATTCCTCAATACGATAATTCCAGATATAATCCGGATCCAGCATAATTCCCTAACCATCAAGTTTTACTTGCCTAAAATAACCATGGAAATATATAGCTACAACATTCACAATATTTATTTATTCCAAAAGCATGCTCCTGATTCGATTATTTTTAAAATTAATTTCCAAAATTGAAACCTATTTTTTTGTTGGTAAGGAAGCTTTTGTAATTATAAAAAAAATGCCTGATATAATCCGAAAGTCGTTTTTACAATTTCATATAAAAGATGCCTTGATAATTTCGGGGCATCTTTTTGGTTTAATATCAAAAGTTAATACTTCGTTTGTGTAACAAGCATTACCATTAAAGTCCTTTATTTTAAATAGTTTTATTTTTTTTAAAAAATATTGTTATGAACGTCGAAATATTAGCTCGAATTCAGTTTGCTTTCACCATTGCATTTCATTATATCTATCCTCCCTTAAGTATTGGTATCGGATTGATTATGGTAATTTTTGAAGGATTGTATTTAAAAACCGGCAAAAATGAATACGAAATTTTAACCCGATTTTGGTTGAAAATTTTTGCTATTACTTTCGGAATTGGAGTTGCTACCGGAATTATCATGGAATTTGAATTTGGTACCAATTGGGCAGTTTATTCGCGTTATGTTGGGGATATTTTTGGAAGTGCATTGGCGGCAGAGGGATTGTTTGCTTTTGGATTAGAAAGTACATTTCTAGGAATCTTAATCTTTGGTTGGAACAGAGTTTCACATAAAGTACATTTTATATCTACAATTGGTGTTTTCTTTGGTTCTATGTTTTCTGCGGTTTGGATTGTGGTGGCCAATAGTTGGCAACAAACTCCGGCTGGTTATCATATAGTTGGAGAAGGTTTGAATGCCCGAGCTGAAGTTACCGATTTTTGGGCAATGGTTTTTAATCCGTCCAGTGTGGATCGAATTATTCATGTGTGGCAAGGGGCATTTTTAGCAGGAGCTTTCATGGTTATGAGCGTTCATGCTTATTATATCAGAAAAGGAAAATATATAGAATTATCCAAGAAAGCATTTAAAATTGCTTTAGTGGTTGCCACAGTAGTTTCGTTTACACAATTGATTTCGGGTCATAGTTCAGCAGATGGCGTTGCAGTTAACCAACCGGCAAAATTGGCTGCTATGGAAGGACATTATAAAAAATCGGCACCAGCAGATTTGTATCTTTTTGGTTGGGTGGATAAGAAAAAACAAGAAGTAAAGGGCTTAGGTGTCCCCGGAGGATTGTCTTTTTTGGTTCATCAAGATTTTAAAGCACCTATTACAGGATTAAATGCATTCCCTAAAGAAGACCAACCCAGTCAGGTAAATGCAGTTTTTCAATTTTATCACATCATGATTTCAATTGGAATGTTTTTAATTGCAATATCTTTTTACGCTTGTTTTCTTTGGTGGAAAGGAAAATTGTTTGAAACCAAATGGATTATGTGGATTTTTTCTTTCTCGGTTTTTTTGCCTCAAATTGCCAATCAAGCGGGTTGGTTTGCTGCTGAAATGGGACGTCAACCCTGGATAGTTTATGGGCATTTGAGAACAAGTGAAGGTTTTTCACAAGAAGTTTCGGCCAATCAAATTGTGTTTTCATTGATTTTGTTTTTAGCGGTGTATTCGCTATTATTTCTCTTGTTTTTATATTCATTAAATAAGAAAATCAAACACGGTCCTTATGACCATGAGCACCAAAATCAATTAGAAACTATTTAAATTAATAAAGTATGGAAACATTTTTAGGTATCGATTATCCTACACTTTGGTATTTAGTAGTGGGTTTGTTATTTTCAGGTTATGCCATTTTAGAAGGATTTGATTATGGAGCAGGAGCTTGGCATTTGTTTTTTAGAAAAGATGAAAGCCGTCGAATTGCCATTAATGCAATTGGACCACTTTGGGATGCCAACCAAGTGTGGTTAATTATTGGCGGAGGGGCTTTATTTGCGGGTTTTCCGGTGATGTACGCCACTATGCTTTCTGCAATGTACATTCCGTTTATGCTATTTTTGATGTTATTGGTATTACGTTCTACAGCTATAAAATTTAGAAGTGCTGAAATCATGTTGTGGTGGAGAAAAACATGGGATATTATTTATTTTGCGTCCAATACATTAATCGCCTTTTTGTTAGGTGTGGTTTTAGGAAATGTGCTGCAAGGATTTGAATTAGGTGAAAATTACAGCTACAAAGGTGGTGTTTTCTTTCATTCCTTAGTCCATATGCTATCTTGACAGGATTTACCACATTATCAATTTTTATGACCCAGGTGCTATTTTTCTTTTATTAAAAACCGAAGGAAGATTACATACCCGATTAACCTTTCTACTAAAAAAAGGAATGATTTTTTTCATAGTTATTTTTTCAATAACATCATTATATACTTTGGTTTTTATTCCAGGTGTTACTGATAATTTTAGAAATAACCCGCTTTTCTTTATAATTCCAATTTTATCATTTTTGGCTGTTGCCAATGTACCCCGATTGGCTTCCAAAAAGAAATACTTTCAAGCCTTAGTCTTTTCTTCATTAACTATGGCTTTTTGTTGATGTTAGTGGCGTTTCAGTTATACCCTACTTTATTGATTTCGACCATTGATCCAAAATACAGCATTACGATTTACAATGCTGCCTCCTCGCAAAAATCTTTGGGAATAATGTTAACAATCGTTTTAATTGGTGCTCCTTTGTTAGCAGGCTACTTCATTTTTCTATATAAAACATTCAATGGAAAAGTAAAACTTGATGATACAAGTTATTAAAGCTTTAATTTATATGTTCTGATTATATCGGGGCGTTTTTTTAAGGAGTAAAAATATTGTGGTGCTATTATCGAAGAAAATCCAATTGAAAAGCATACGAGTCAGACACTAGGTAACATAAGAGAAATTGAAGGATTTTTATTTGAAATATTTACACGGGTAAAACCATAAAAAACAAGATCTCTAGCTATCACCAAAAAGGCTTCCTCTGCAAAACAAAGCAAGCTTTTCGGCAGAACATAATGCAAAATCGTAGCATTCAGAATGAAGCATAGTGGGCGGCTAGCAAACGTTGCCCGACCTTGAACTAATCCGGGCCACACTGGGCTTCGGACCCTGCGTCTCCGTAGTTTTTACCTATGAGCTTTTCGTCTGTTGCTTTTTGAGTTTCTGATGGAGTTTCCTGCGGAGTTTTGACGTTTTGTATTCCTCAA
The sequence above is a segment of the Cytophagaceae bacterium genome. Coding sequences within it:
- a CDS encoding cytochrome ubiquinol oxidase subunit I codes for the protein MNVEILARIQFAFTIAFHYIYPPLSIGIGLIMVIFEGLYLKTGKNEYEILTRFWLKIFAITFGIGVATGIIMEFEFGTNWAVYSRYVGDIFGSALAAEGLFAFGLESTFLGILIFGWNRVSHKVHFISTIGVFFGSMFSAVWIVVANSWQQTPAGYHIVGEGLNARAEVTDFWAMVFNPSSVDRIIHVWQGAFLAGAFMVMSVHAYYIRKGKYIELSKKAFKIALVVATVVSFTQLISGHSSADGVAVNQPAKLAAMEGHYKKSAPADLYLFGWVDKKKQEVKGLGVPGGLSFLVHQDFKAPITGLNAFPKEDQPSQVNAVFQFYHIMISIGMFLIAISFYACFLWWKGKLFETKWIMWIFSFSVFLPQIANQAGWFAAEMGRQPWIVYGHLRTSEGFSQEVSANQIVFSLILFLAVYSLLFLLFLYSLNKKIKHGPYDHEHQNQLETI